The Vigna radiata var. radiata cultivar VC1973A unplaced genomic scaffold, Vradiata_ver6 scaffold_221, whole genome shotgun sequence genome window below encodes:
- the LOC106753391 gene encoding pyruvate decarboxylase 2, whose translation MDTKIGSLDVVKPPCNDIVSCNHTNSTAIQPCVPSAPINNCGDSTLGGHLARRLVEVGVTDVFSVPGDFNLTLLDHLIAEPALNVVGCCNELNAGYAADGYARARGVGACVVTFTVGGLSVLNAIAGAYSENLPLICVVGGPNSNDYGTSRILHHTIGLPDFSQELRCFQTITCFQAVVNNLEDAHELIDTAISTALKESKPVYISISCNLPGIHHPTFSCDPVPFSLSPRLSNKMGLEAAVEAAAEFLNKAVKPVLVGGPKLRVAAAGDAFVELADACGYALAVMPSAKGQVPEHHPHFIGTYWGAVSTAFCAEIVESADAYLFAGPIFNDYSSVGYSLLLKKEKAIIVQPDRVVIANGPAFGCVLMKDFLKELAKRLKHNNTAYENYHRIFVPEGHPLKAAPKEPLRVNVLFQHIQKMLSGETAVIAETGDSWFNCQKLKLPKGCGYEFQMQYGSIGWSVGATLGYAQAVPEKRVIAFIGDGSFQVTAQDVSTMLRSQQKTIIFLINNGGYTIEVEIHDGPYNVIKNWNYTGLVDAIHNGEGKCWTAKVFCEEELVEAIATATGPKKDSLCFIEVIVHKDDTSKELLEWGSRVSAANSRPPNPQ comes from the exons ATGGACACTAAGATAGGCTCATTGGATGTCGTCAAGCCTCCCTGCAACGACATCGTATCGTGCAATCACACCAACAGCACTGCCATACAGCCCTGTGTTCCTTCCGCCCCCATCAACAACTGCGGAGACTCCACGCTTGGTGGCCACCTCGCTCGCCGCCTCGTTGAAGTCGGTGTCACCGACGTTTTCTCCGTTCCCGGGGACTTCAACCTCACGCTGCTTGACCACCTCATCGCTGAGCCCGCGCTCAACGTCGTCGGCTGCTGCAACGAGCTCAACGCCGGGTACGCTGCCGATGGCTATGCGCGTGCTAGAGGAGTCGGCGCGTGCGTTGTCACGTTCACCGTTGGCGGGCTCAGCGTGCTCAACGCGATCGCCGGAGCGTACAGCGAGAACTTGCCGCTGATCTGCGTCGTTGGCGGACCCAACTCCAACGACTACGGTACGAGTCGGATCCTCCACCACACCATCGGGTTGCCCGATTTCAGCCAAGAGTTGAGATGCTTTCAGACCATTACTTGCTTCCAG GCTGTGGTGAATAACTTGGAAGATGCTCATGAGTTGATTGATACAGCAATCTCAACTGCACTGAAGGAAAGCAAGCCTGTTTATATAAGCATTAGTTGCAACTTGCCTGGGATTCATCACCCCACATTCAGTTGTGATCCAGTTCCTTTTTCATTGTCTCCCAG ATTGAGTAACAAGATGGGACTGGAGGCAGCAGTGGAGGCAGCTGCAGAGTTCCTTAACAAGGCAGTGAAACCAGTGCTGGTGGGTGGTCCTAAACTGAGGGTGGCAGCAGCAGGTGATGCTTTTGTTGAACTGGCTGATGCGTGTGGTTATGCGCTTGCTGTAATGCCATCAGCTAAAGGGCAGGTACCAGAGCACCATCCTCATTTCATTGGAACTTATTGGGGCGCTGTGAGCACTGCCTTCTGTGCTGAGATTGTGGAGTCTGCGGATGCATACTTGTTTGCTGGACCCATTTTTAACGACTACAGCTCTGTGGGATATTCGCTTCTTCTCAAGAAGGAGAAGGCGATCATTGTACAACCCGATCGGGTTGTCATCGCAAATGGGCCTGCATTTGGGTGTGTGCTGATGAAGGATTTCCTCAAGGAACTCGCTAAGCGCCTCAAGCACAACAATACTGCATATGAAAATTACCACAGGATATTTGTCCCCGAAGGGCATCCTTTGAAGGCAGCACCAAAAGAACCTTTGAGGGTTAATGTTCTGTTCCAACACATACAAAAGATGCTGTCTGGTGAAACTGCTGTGATTGCAGAGACAGGGGACTCCTGGTTTAACTGCCAAAAGCTGAAACTGCCCAAGGGATGTGG GTATGAGTTCCAAATGCAATATGGATCAATTGGGTGGTCTGTTGGTGCAACTCTTGGTTATGCTCAGGCTGTTCCTGAGAAGCGAGTAATTGCCTTCATTGGTGATGGAAGTTTTCAG GTGACTGCCCAAGACGTATCAACAATGCTGCGATCCCAGCAGAAGACCATCATCTTTCTGATAAACAACGGTGGATACACCATTGAAGTTGAAATTCACGATGGACCGTACAATGTGATTAAGAACTGGAATTACACTGGATTAGTTGATGCAATCCACAACGGTGAAGGGAAATGCTGGACTGCCAAG GTGTTCTGCGAAGAGGAGCTAGTTGAAGCAATTGCCACAGCCACAGGACCCAAGAAAGACTCCTTATGCTTCATTGAAGTGATTGTTCACAAGGATGACACCAGCAAAGAATTGCTTGAATGGGGCTCAAGGGTCTCTGCTGCCAATAGCCGTCCTCCCAATCCTCAATAA